The Aureimonas mangrovi genome contains the following window.
CCGCGGCTCGTCGTCTGCTCGATCTCTGGTTATGGCGAGACCGGCCCCTACGCCGAGCGCAAGGCCTACGATCTCCTGATCCAGGCCGAATCTGGCCTGTCCTCCGTCACGGGCGGGCCGGACGAGCCAGCGCGCGTCGGCATCTCCGTCGTCGACATCGCAACGGGCGCGACCGCGCACTCTGCGATCCTCGAAGCCCTGATCGCGCGCTCGGTGACGGGCGAGGGTGCCGACATCCGCATCTCGATGTTCGATGTCATGGCGGACTGGCTCGCCGTCCCGCTGCTGCATCAGGAGGGCGGCCGGCCGCCCAAGCGCGTCGGCATGGCCCATCCCTCGATCGCGCCTTACGGCGTCTTCCGTCTGGGCGACGGAACGGACGTCCTGATCTCGATCCAGAGCGACCGGGAGTGGAAGAAGTTCGCGGCCGAGGTTCTGAAGGACGACACGCTGGCCGGTGACGAGCGTTTCGCGACCAACGTCGCGCGGGTGCGCAACCGCCCGCTGACGGATGCTACGGTGGCGGCGGCCTTCGCTGCGATGACGCAGGACGAGGCGCGCGAGGCGCTGACGCGCGCCGATGTCGCCTTCGCGGCGGTGAACGACATGGCG
Protein-coding sequences here:
- a CDS encoding CaiB/BaiF CoA transferase family protein → MAGRLPLEGVTVVSVEQAVAAPFCSARLADAGARVLKIERPEGDFARGYDDVVAGGQSSYFVWLNRGKESVALDLASPDGKEAFGVLLAGADVLIQNLKPGALGRLGFAQEELRQRFPRLVVCSISGYGETGPYAERKAYDLLIQAESGLSSVTGGPDEPARVGISVVDIATGATAHSAILEALIARSVTGEGADIRISMFDVMADWLAVPLLHQEGGRPPKRVGMAHPSIAPYGVFRLGDGTDVLISIQSDREWKKFAAEVLKDDTLAGDERFATNVARVRNRPLTDATVAAAFAAMTQDEAREALTRADVAFAAVNDMAALSAHPHLRRITVDTPAGPVDLPAPAPIFVDAPRAYGPVPAIGQRART